Proteins encoded by one window of Panicum virgatum strain AP13 chromosome 7N, P.virgatum_v5, whole genome shotgun sequence:
- the LOC120682134 gene encoding synaptotagmin-5-like: MGFWVGMVLGIAAGVAIIVGFARCENSRAARRRELAATVASFSKMTIEDSRKLLPSDLYPSWVVFSSQQKLKWLNQELTKIWPFVNEAASELIKISVEPVLEQYRPIIIASLKFSKLTLGTVAPQFTGISIIENTQESGIVMELEMNWDANASIILDVKTLLGVALPIQVKDIGFTGIFRLIFKPLVEELPCFGAVCFSLRKKKKLDFRLKVIGGEISALPGISDALEDTIKNAVEDSITWPVRKVIPIIPGDYSDLELKPVGTLEVKLVQARDLTNKDLIGKSDPFAIVYVRPLPDKMKRSKTINNDLNPIWNEHFEFIVEDADTQTVTVKIYDDDGIQESDLIGSAQVRLKDLQPGKVKDVWLKLVKDLEIQRDRKDRGQVHLELLYCPFDMKDEAPNPFAPQFTMTSLERTMTNMENRSGGSSFDMMSSSRKKKEIIMRGVLSVTVISGEDLPAMDMNGKSDPYVGLSLKKSKTKYKTRVVNESLNPVWNQTFDFVVEDGLHDMLILEVYDHDTFRRDYMGRCILTLTKVMLEEEYEESFNLEGAKSGKLKLHLKWSPQPIMRDTRE; the protein is encoded by the exons ATGGGGTTCTGGGTGGGGATGGTTCTGGGGATTGCGGCGGGCGTCGCCATCATCGTCGGCTTCGCCCGCTGCGAGAACTcccgcgccgcccggcgccgagAGCTG GCTGCTACTGTTGCTAGTTTTTCAAAAATGACAATCGAGGATTCACGAAAGTTACTCCCATCTGACCTGTACCCTTCCTGGGTTGTTTTCTCATCGCAGCAAAAG TTAAAATGGCTTAATCAAGAGTTGACAAAGATTTGGCCGTTTGTAAATGAG GCTGCATCAGAACTGATCAAAATATCTGTAGAGCCTGTTCTTGAACAATATAGGCCAATAATCATAGCCTCCCTGAAGTTCTCAAAACTCACTCTTGGAACTGTTGCACCACAGTTTACCG GTATTTCCATAATTGAGAATACTCAGGAATCAGGTATTGTCATGGAGCTAGAGATGAATTGGGATGCCAATGCAAGTATCATACTTGATGTAAAAACTCTACTTGGTGTGGCACTTCCAATACAG GTGAAGGACATTGGCTTTACAGGAATTTTCCGCTTGATTTTCAAACCACTTGTTGAAGAGCTACCTTGCTTTGGAGCTGTTTGCTTTTCTCTACGAAAGAAG AAAAAGCTGGATTTCAGACTGAAGGTCATTGGTGGTGAAATTTCTGCATTACCTGGAATTTCAGATGCTCTTGAG GACACTATAAAAAATGCTGTTGAAGATTCAATAACATGGCCTGTAAGGAAAGTCATTCCTATAATACCTGGGGACTACAG TGATTTGGAACTGAAGCCTGTTGGTACATTGGAAGTCAAACTGGTGCAAGCAAGAGATTTGACAAACAAAGATCTGATAGGAAAATCAGATCCTTTTGCCATTGTATATGTCCGCCCATTGCCAGACAAAATGAAGAGAAGTAAAACAATT AACAACGATCTTAACCCTATCTGGAATGAACACTTTGAGTTTATTGTTGAAGATGCCGATACTCAAACTGTAACCGTGAAGATTTATGATGACGATGGTATTCAGGAATCTGATCTGATTGGCTCTGCTCAAGTCAGGCTAAAGGATCTACAACCAGGGAAAGTGAAGGATGTCTGGTTGAAGCTTGTAAAAGATCTGGAGATTCAAAGGGACAGGAAAGACAGGGGCCAG GTGCATCTTGAGCTGCTCTACTGTCCATTTGACATGAAGGATGAAGCTCCAAATCCTTTCGCACCACAGTTTACTATGACTTCCTTGGAGAGGACAATGACGAATATGGAAAACAGATCAGGAGGATCTAGTTTTGACATGATGTCTTCatcaaggaagaaaaaggaaattatCATGCGGGGGGTTCTGTCAGTAACTGTGATATCCGGGGAGGATTTGCCGGCAATGGATATGAATGGAAAGTCCGACCCATATGTTGGCCTTTCTCTCAAGAAGTCAAAAACAAAGTACAAGACAAGG GTTGTGAACGAAAGCTTGAATCCAGTCTGGAACCAGACTTTCGACTTTGTTGTTGAAGATGGCTTACATGATATGCTTATATTGGAAGTATATGATCATGACACATTCCGGAGA GATTACATGGGGCGGTGCATCCTGACCTTAACAAAAGTCATGTTGGAAGAAGAGTACGAGGAAAGCTTCAACCTGGAGGGGGCAAAGAGCGGGAAGCTGAAGTTGCATCTGAAGTGGTCGCCACAACCAATCATGCGGGATACACGGGAATAG